TCATAATCATATGTGATTTGTTTCATGTTTGCGGCGGTAGGTAGATGTGAATATCTTCTAGCTAAACCATTAGCGACTCTATTACGCATCGCATTTATTGTACTAATTATAGTTAATTGATCTAAAATAGAAGGCACAAGTACcttaaaatttttatcacatatatttgatatatcgttatttgaaaacaaacaaagGGTATGGTCGCCATAGCAGGGCTCTACTTCACACCATTTGTTTATAGAGTGAGACATTAAAGGATCAGCCGGTTTAAACTTTGAATGTACTTTAGTCCAGGAATCTATGACGTTTATTAAATTTCCACCATATATCAAAAAAACGTCGGACTTCTTCTTCTTAGTACCCAATTCACCATATAAAATAGGCAGCTCCCAACAAGGAAACTCCTGAGGCACGTACCATACATTATCGTCGGCGATATTCTTGCTTATTTTCAGACTACTTTCAAAATCGACTGCTGGTTCTAAGTTAAAAAATCGTCCGTTCGGTGTATCGTTACTATAGATatacttttcattttttttattcactgtATCGGATGATGATTGAAGacgtaatatttgatatatatcttCTTCATAATCATACTTGTAATCATATtctttgaatgtttttaaattagtcaTAGACTTTTGAGTTATCGGAGGAACTTtgacattgttttttaaaatatgaatgttaTCCGTGTTGTCATTAATAGCGGAGACATTAAGCGGGACTATAGCTTTTGCGATTTTATAAGGAAATGTTATACCGTCTCTTTCAATATTACTTTCAGTACAGTCGAAATTACTAGACGAATTACTAATAGCATTTGAAAAAGTTAAAATCCTTACGCTTGACAAATTATTGGATCCAACTGTTCTTCGAGCATTTTCTTCACCAGAGTCGATTTGATACGAATCGTTTAAATTGTCTTCGTCATTGTAATATTCTATATCGATATTATAAGAATTAGGAGTAAATATAACCaatgtgaaaataattatatttaatactaacacCAAATATTCAGACATTTCAGTGACCAACTTGATTGTGTTcactttattatttctttttttttcgtataaggCGTCCAAAAAGTATTATCAGTGTACAAAATTGCgagactttaatatttttaaaatctggggaaagataaaattttatatttattgcaataaaaataaattgattatgaaTTTAGTCAGAAAAAGAGCTTTCAAGAATGGTCATACAGGACGAATGAGTAATATGAACTAACGTGAGCGTCGAAGAACATGCATGATTCATAGTccgtaaacaatttatattgttacatttaaatcaatacgTACATAATCAAACGGAACATTTTTgccacataatatatttatcaccgaacatttcgtttattatgttatttttttatttattttaaaatatcaatttaactttaaactGCTTGTACaggtaatacaaaaataatactatagttAACTTTGCTGTAGAGTGACAGTGGCGTACCGCACACTAATCTCAATGACATGTACAGGCGGATTATGACTAAACCGTATATTtgctataatatttgtttttatcaaaagtaagaaaatataatatgaaatatttatttaagccgTAACAAATCGAAAGGTTCGAATCGGGTGACTACATAAATAGTAATGTTTCTTCGCACCTCccgtttgattttatttaccaCCGATTGACTTGAACATTTGTATAGTTTTTGTTAACTTGCATGAACGTTTTTGACATAATACCAGCATTGTTTACTGGAAGAATAAGAGACTTTGCTTTCGATGTTGGAActagctagtaataaataactagGAAGTCAATAAATCGattaacaaaatgttaaattataatgtaatcatCAAAGAAGGAAATATCcatgtatatgaatataaaggttataagatttatatgttaataaaaatcagGAAATGTATTAATGGcgccattaaaaaaatagtaaacacacaaattattaaaacatttttgatttgGTCGAGCATTAAAGATTGACacctaaaagtaaattaaagtaataaaactgtggattataaaagtaaactaaAAAAGGTAATAGAACATAACGAAATTATTCAAagacccaaaaaaaaaaactcttaacaGAAACGCGAAACAGTATTGATAGAgtttacttttttgttattttaattttttattaagttctgATTTAAATGAATCTAATCTTCCATTAGAgtacttgtaatattttatttttattatgttttcagAAGTAACATCATTGCAATGCTACCAGTGCCTAATCAACCCACCCCCTGGCCAGTATTACAACACGACAAAACGGCTTTGCATGCATTTCGACAAATCTGATAAATTTGTCGTCGACTGTCCTTTCTCTACAATGTGCATGAAGCAAGAATTTCATCTTGACATACAAAATGGAGGTGGGTTACgaatatttttctctttttaacAATTTCAACCGACAAATTCttagacaaatatttaatattcttaatcgATTATGCGTTTATTGATCGGCAAGTATTAGTAGCAAGGACAAAATTTCATGAGCCAAACACGAACAGTaacgtaacaaaaaataacgaCTCGGGTCTCGGTCAAGGGAAATGTTTAAGTTATTTACACGCTggttttttattgcaaatattcgtttttttttttataattctacaCTTCcgtaatgttttatgtatttatgaataACATTGTGTTATTTCACTGTATAAATTTAGTGTATAAACTTTTTACATGAAAGTTATATAGTCGGACTGGTTAATTAAATCTCTAGACTGGACctggttttgtttgtttgtcgtTAAAAGGATGTCTGTTATGCGTGTGCGTGAAAGAGTGAGTGTTTttgtgtgtgtatatgtgtgtaaaATATATGCAGTTAACAAAACGATTTCCCAGACGGCAACGCTAAGGAGGATTCCTTGGTGATGGTGTGAAATGACTCCTGAACATTATACGGTTGCTCTAAGCGCCGGGTTCAGATGAGTACAAATATGTATACAGTAAAGCAATGTAAAATTGGAAGTTGGTGGTGAGGACATACTAAACTGGACCCAGAAcaagttttatataacaattggGTCACATTAATTTgctatgataaataataattgaaacaaaattttttttcagtaagaATCACAGGAGTTCTACGAAATTGTGCAACCCAGAAACACGACTACCACGACTATAAGAACGGCACATGGTCGCCTAAGACGGAAATATTAGAGCCTTATGAAGAGGGATGCTCTCACACCGACGACAAAGGGGAAAGGACTACTCCAACAAGGTGAATAATactttgcgttttttttttctcgtttcaaatttacttaatattataatattatagatatattttcacATTAAACTTTTGCCATAGAATATTCATAGACAGGATActcaaaacaaaacttattgTTAAACgttaatacaatttcaaaaacTAACGAAGTAACTAACGtatattaattagataaaataaaaaatatcttatgtaatagataaaatattaaaatataatagagatTTGTATCGTtcagtaattaattaaagtaaccttgaaataaaataaaaaaaaaacgaaaacaatagaaaatcacgtgataattttaaaacaacgaAAAGTGTTAAGTGTATGAAGACATATTTACGTGTTTGTCGTCgattgcttttaaataataaccttcaaaaatttaacatttaaggtCAAACGATTGTAGAAACGGACAGGTGTTTTACGTACCTAtacattatttaacatatataaaaatatgtttaatacttCTTATGTTCGTATTTTATCAGTATTATCATTCTAAAACAAGGTCGTCGTATAGTTTAGTATAAATTGTACTTCCTCTTACGTCatagagtttatttattactgaattAATCTGTTACTGTATGTCTTCCCGATCGGTCAAACTTCAAGACCAGCAATCTGTGCAGgagatattttatgtaaaagatccatttttaatttcttccCTCTcatagtctatatatatataaaactatcaaatTCCTAACACCGGGCTAAATGACAGAAAAACCATATAACtgctaatacttttaaataaaattcgaacccagaacctcgagaCCTGCAGTCGTAAAAGAGAAACGAGgcaatttttttactttcattttcgCAACATTAAATATGAAGTCTTATATTTAAGGTTATATCGTGTCTGCTTTGTCAGTGTCTCTAGGTATAAGGTTAACTTAATTCTACATTTTATGCAAATGTAAATCAACGAAAAAcctttattattgaataatttctattttttcaGATACTGCTACTGTCGGGAGAACCTATGTAATTCGTCAACAAACACAAACCACGAGGGATACACTGACATCATGGGAGTCATAATGGTGTTTAatctaatgaaatatataaacagtcTTAGGTAGTCAAAGACTTCAGTAGGTTTATTAGGAATATTAACATTTGTATGTGTACGAATCAgcttaattaaatcataaaataaattattatttatgaaaataattattaagatattggTATAATGACAATGCAGAAGCATGTAATGCAACGATTTTTAATTACACGAAGGCATATTTTTGACGGCGCGCCGGTTTCAACTATATTATTAActgaatacttaatttaattaaacaagagATGTTATGTTAGAAAAACTATTTAGTAAGAAACTAATATGATTTGAGGTTCGACTCGATCgagtgtaattttataaattataatcgatATCGCATAACACCTTCTTCGCGTTATGCTGTTAGTGACTGCCGGAGCAACGTACATTCAGTACAtctgatgtgtttttttttgtcatgcaATAAGAGCCTTTCAAAGACGCAAAGGCTGAACACAGTCCTCCTCAATTCATAATAAGGGCTTATTCAAATCACTTTGATTCAGTGTGTTTTGGTggacacataatatatatgtggcagaatttagttttagaattaagtttccacacgatgttttccttcaccgttgagatcgatatgaattattataaatacgaaataagcACGTGACATTGACATTCGTTATGCAAATgtcaaatttacaatttaagttAGGCTGAGGATCGTACCCATAATAATTAAGCTTGAGTAAGAAGCGATTTGTGATATGGTGTTAGTCAATTATAATAGTTGGTGGTAGAGacgataaaatgtaaataaataattattataataacgttCTTTATTATACAACACAAAGATGTAAAATTTACGATTTCaattacgtaaaaatatatatgatgcaCAATAAGGCGGTCTAACATAGTTGTGTGTAATAAATCTAcactaaaaatgtataatttatttatttttattgacattcaATTTTGagattttaataaacacaaatgaaaatattatattaaaaaaaaagaatagattctgatgttttatttaaatttgcaatataATGAAGTGCCAAATATAAGTAGTTATGTAATGATTAAGATAAATTCCTGTATGTATTCATAAACgttaaacattttcaaagttACATTGCATCTATTTTATGTGATTATTATCGAAATATCACTAaccgaaataaataattaaacaacgaaataaatatcttggtagtaaattatttattattttatacatatgttcCTATTATCTGTTCCTTTTTGTGTAAAcagtgaaaatatattaaatatttattcacataatgacgatgtttttataatgaatacttCTCAAcctacatttatatacatagtataaaataaaaaatatttctgcgtTACCTGAcatgtttattgattattattttgactatttatgtatatttattaacaagagTCAAGTTCGATAATAGAAAGATATCGAAGTCAATTGTCAAAGTTGGTGTACATAGGAAATTAGCAAAATAAGACGTGGTGCagtttaagataattaattatcagtTTAATATAAGTCGAAgaaatttttttacattcaatCTATTAACAAGATTGCATCTATCCATCGAAATAaccattaaaaatacttaagaaaACGATCTTAGTGAACTATAACTTGCATTGCTTGCTTGCTTATTTCACCGCCCAACAGTTTTaccaaaaaacaatttatacgaatatatgaaattttatccattacttacataaccaatacgacaccaaacttgggaactgaaatgttacgtcccttgtgcttggttcacaataatactaagtattactgcttggcgatagaatatatgatgagtaacTACCCGGATTAGTTTGCATGCAAaatgcacaaagccttacttaggttattttattgtcatactttaattaatccatcagtatacctacatattatatattgcttGTCTAGGCCTGAATTAATCTGAATCCTGAATAAGAGATAAATTAACGTACCTACAGTTtcctataattttaaattaattcttgtaattcgtattttaaaactgtttattatgaatagtttatattacaatatgtatgaattttatagtatttttattacattataaccCTACGGTATACAAACGGTGTAGTAAGATGAAATaattggtattaaaatatagtatttaaatatcgacgattccaAAACACTTCATTGTtaagtttactttaataaaattgatttgattaaatttttttttttttagttttgtattataccTATAGTCCTATATTTCTAGATCTTAATTTCGCCAATTGTTAACTAATTTTGAAGCATGTTTTATCAttgaagaaattataataatagttaaaaggagacgtaatataaattcaaagtataatatctatctatatatcgcTAGGAACGGAAAACTTGGGATTCGACCGAGACCctacattaaaattgaaaagtgaaagtgtatttaaaaagaaaaatgtcgCCGAATGTGTGTGTAGTAATTACTAATTGGTTAATACGatttgtcaataataattaatgtgacAGCTCTTTTGAAGTATTAACATAACGACGCGTCGTTTCGTACTACCGGAAATTTGCATTTGCTTTTGATTTCGTATTgacttttgttgcttcactataatattATGCGCGCTCCATtgtccttttgttttataataactttcgGAGTCGttcaaatcgaaataaaaattaatgtaaggccagcattattttatatgtctTTATATATTACTCGGGTTTTAACCGCGCTCGTAACCTCTATTTTGACGTTATCCGACGTTTCGAAATACTTGCATCTGCACGGGCCAGTGGTCCCGAGCTGACCAAATACTGTAAGCCAAAAGCGTAGAGAAACCATTCTTGCCGCATGATTGCTTACGTTAActtacgtttaaaaattaaattaaatgaatttaaaaattataaaaaataggtttaataataatggtattttaattgtatcagaaccaattaaaaaaatattctataacagttaactttgtatgtttttttatgttttcgcAAAACTGCTTATCTAACTAATATTAAAGTATGTTATTATGgttgattatataaatgaaataaaatgttcataaaatatttgataaaagtaaaaaaatgtatgcctTTTCCGTAGCAATTATATATCcggtatataatatgtagtctagttatatgtattaagtcaaaatcaaaataaactttatttaaatcggCTCTTATAAGAACTTTTAAGTATCCATATtacatgataaattaaaatagaaactaCTAAGAGCTGACAAGAAATTGGTTACTGATCTTAACCATTTCAAAAAAATGGAGCTGTTTTTTTCTGTTCGTTGCTTCAGAATTCCTTCATACACATATAGTTACATACACGATTTGGAATGTTTTTTTGCGAATTTTGAAtgcgaatataataaatatagttctaTCGTACTAAATTACCTTATTGAAAAGTTATATAAGTcacaaacttttaattaaaaaggctatatataaatataattatatacagaatGAAACATTAATAGCTTTCCTAGccatcatttacatttttatatagtgACATTTAAGCCAGACAGGCATTATTAATGTTGGAAGTAGATACGAGTCACGAAACGACACtcctgtatataattaaaatcaataatgaaatagtaaaataaaggtTAAAAGAGCTctcgtttattaattaaaaatcgctCTAAGCCTTACCTACTTTTGTGCAGAAACTACTTATGCtcaaaatattcatacattcaTATGTGTAAATTTCTATACTCGATTATACATATTACggcacatttaatataaatatatagtatagtaacTGATTGTCCCGTATCAGTCTGGGTGAAAGTtcttataactttaatttaagcCATCCGGTTGAGTCCACTCGTTTCCTACAAGCCAATTGGCCTTGACCTTCCAGGTCAAAACGAAATGACCAGGTAGCTGAAGGTACCTGTGAGAATACGCCTGGGTAAGGAGGGTAACTTCGACGTCCGTACCCAGCCTGACCAGCTAGGCCAGCTAGGCCAGCTAGAAAGACCCCACAGCAAATAcgcacaaaaaaatatcaaaatcggtccagtccTTAAGGAGTTCAGTTACACACGTACATATAACAACACGTATATATAACaatcttcatatatatataccactGAATGAATCATCACGAGATCTCTGAAACTGTCTGAAAGTCGATTAA
This is a stretch of genomic DNA from Vanessa atalanta chromosome 20, ilVanAtal1.2, whole genome shotgun sequence. It encodes these proteins:
- the LOC125071662 gene encoding uncharacterized protein LOC125071662, encoding MEQYFMALAAVLSLVTTEVTSLQCYQCLINPPPGQYYNTTKRLCMHFDKSDKFVVDCPFSTMCMKQEFHLDIQNGVRITGVLRNCATQKHDYHDYKNGTWSPKTEILEPYEEGCSHTDDKGERTTPTRYCYCRENLCNSSTNTNHEGYTDIMGVIMVFNLMKYINSLR